In Geminocystis sp. NIES-3708, a single window of DNA contains:
- a CDS encoding response regulator transcription factor, which yields MSTVLLVEDSLSTRKMISELLIKQGLKVEIAVDGVEALEILPTISPDLVVLDIVMPKMNGYEVCRNIKSNPNTKNVPVLICSSKGEDFDRYWGMKQGADAYIAKPFQPKELIATIRQLLKG from the coding sequence ATGAGTACAGTGTTGCTTGTCGAAGATAGTTTATCGACAAGAAAAATGATTAGTGAATTATTGATAAAACAAGGGTTAAAGGTTGAAATAGCAGTTGATGGAGTAGAAGCCTTAGAAATATTACCAACGATTAGTCCTGATCTTGTGGTGTTAGATATAGTCATGCCAAAAATGAATGGTTATGAAGTTTGTCGAAATATTAAATCAAATCCTAATACGAAGAATGTACCTGTTTTGATTTGCTCGTCTAAAGGAGAAGATTTTGATCGCTATTGGGGTATGAAACAAGGAGCAGATGCTTATATAGCAAAACCATTTCAACCAAAAGAACTTATTGCCACTATTAGACAATTACTCAAAGGATAG
- the murA gene encoding UDP-N-acetylglucosamine 1-carboxyvinyltransferase: protein MSNSNPQPALEIIGRNPLQGTVKISGAKNSALAIMAGTLLCADDCRLSNMPSLADINTMGQVLASLGVKIKKIGSNWEFNPRDLKAIKAPYELVSQLRASFFVIGPILTRLGVAQVPLPGGCAIGSRPVELHVRGLQAMGANVTIEHGVVNASVKGSSGRLKGANIFLDYPSVGATETIMMAATLADGETVIENAAKEPEIVDLANFCNSMGAKISGAGTDSIVIKGVERLHSTDYQIIPDRIEAGTFLVAGAITHSEIFVTSVNHDHLIPVIAKLSEIGCKVIQEDENTLRTLPGELKASDIETLPHPGFPTDMQAQFMALLTISEGNSLVTETVFENRLRHVAELKRMGANIKVKGNSAHVVGVSMLSGAPVMATDLRASAALVLAGLAANGKTIVQGLQHLDRGYENLEQKLQGLGAKIQRLSDYQS, encoded by the coding sequence ATCTCTAATTCTAATCCTCAACCAGCATTAGAAATTATTGGTAGAAATCCTCTTCAAGGCACAGTAAAAATTAGTGGTGCAAAAAACTCTGCTTTAGCTATTATGGCTGGTACATTACTTTGTGCAGATGATTGTCGTTTATCTAATATGCCTAGCCTTGCAGATATTAATACAATGGGGCAAGTTTTAGCTTCTCTTGGGGTTAAAATAAAAAAAATAGGTTCAAATTGGGAATTCAATCCTCGTGATTTAAAAGCCATTAAAGCCCCTTATGAATTAGTTTCTCAGTTACGGGCTAGTTTTTTCGTCATTGGTCCTATTTTAACTCGTTTAGGTGTAGCACAAGTTCCTCTACCAGGCGGTTGTGCCATCGGTTCTCGTCCTGTAGAGCTTCATGTTAGAGGATTACAGGCTATGGGTGCGAATGTAACTATTGAACATGGTGTCGTTAATGCCTCTGTAAAAGGTAGTAGTGGACGTTTAAAAGGTGCAAATATTTTTTTGGATTATCCCAGTGTTGGGGCGACAGAAACCATCATGATGGCGGCAACTTTAGCTGACGGTGAAACTGTCATCGAAAATGCCGCTAAAGAGCCTGAAATTGTCGATTTAGCTAACTTCTGTAATAGTATGGGTGCAAAAATTAGTGGTGCTGGTACAGATTCTATTGTTATTAAAGGGGTTGAACGTTTACATAGTACTGACTATCAGATTATACCCGATCGCATCGAAGCTGGAACTTTTTTGGTAGCTGGAGCAATTACTCACTCAGAAATTTTTGTTACTTCCGTCAATCATGATCATTTAATTCCTGTCATCGCCAAATTATCAGAAATAGGTTGTAAAGTCATCCAAGAAGATGAAAATACTTTACGCACTCTTCCAGGTGAATTAAAAGCTAGTGACATTGAAACTTTACCTCATCCGGGTTTTCCTACTGATATGCAAGCACAATTTATGGCACTTTTAACCATTAGTGAAGGTAATAGTTTAGTTACTGAAACAGTCTTTGAAAATCGCTTACGTCATGTAGCTGAACTTAAACGCATGGGAGCAAATATCAAAGTCAAAGGTAATTCTGCTCACGTAGTTGGTGTGTCAATGTTATCAGGTGCTCCTGTTATGGCAACAGACTTAAGAGCTTCTGCGGCACTTGTTTTAGCTGGTTTAGCCGCTAATGGTAAAACTATTGTACAGGGTTTACAGCATCTTGATCGAGGCTATGAAAACTTAGAGCAAAAGTTGCAAGGTTTAGGTGCAAAAATTCAACGTTTGAGTGATTATCAATCTTAA
- a CDS encoding DUF1997 domain-containing protein — MLESNISPENKQNNLIENSFSDEELEIFEQEPVTFQSCFCGILEMYSDEDTVANYLNDHQGWFVRCASPMKAEPFGENGYTLIIGHYGAFGYNVEPQMSVILEPPQSNHYSMYSVNNPEFNHQGYEVNYISNMEIESIPVSQASTGIEKVYCQHGKISLPEIITKINWQLDLEVKVKFPKFIYKLPMSAIRSTGDRLLTQIVKQVSPRLSYKVQKDFHSRFDLPIPPKTARTCNAVNSSMIKKNQ, encoded by the coding sequence ATGTTAGAGTCAAATATTTCTCCAGAAAATAAACAAAACAATTTAATAGAAAATTCTTTTAGCGATGAGGAATTAGAAATTTTTGAACAAGAGCCTGTAACTTTTCAATCATGTTTTTGCGGTATCTTGGAAATGTATAGCGATGAAGACACTGTGGCAAATTATCTCAATGATCATCAAGGCTGGTTTGTTAGATGTGCCTCTCCCATGAAAGCAGAGCCTTTCGGGGAAAACGGCTATACTTTAATTATTGGTCATTATGGCGCTTTTGGCTACAACGTCGAACCACAAATGAGTGTAATACTAGAACCTCCACAATCTAACCATTATTCTATGTATTCGGTGAATAATCCTGAGTTTAATCATCAAGGTTATGAGGTAAATTATATTTCTAACATGGAAATAGAATCAATCCCCGTATCTCAAGCATCCACAGGCATCGAAAAGGTTTATTGCCAACACGGGAAAATTTCTTTGCCTGAAATCATCACGAAAATTAATTGGCAGTTAGATTTAGAAGTAAAAGTTAAATTTCCTAAATTTATTTATAAATTACCTATGTCAGCCATTAGAAGTACAGGAGATCGCCTTTTAACTCAAATAGTCAAACAAGTATCACCTCGTTTAAGTTATAAAGTACAAAAAGATTTTCATTCTCGTTTTGATTTACCAATTCCGCCGAAAACTGCCCGCACTTGTAATGCCGTCAACTCATCTATGATTAAAAAAAATCAGTAA
- a CDS encoding chemotaxis protein CheW: MADNQNYPELINNSQVSLGIEQDVEGVQIPDGELHLRFTLPSGDKFALPAAGIREVIQQEPERITPIPNASPLLLGTINLRGEIIWVADLGQFLGYPNMLNTDRSEIPVIAIEEQETILGLAVDRLGAMQWLDVDTLQITQNVPDHISPYIQGEWLDERNNYVRLLDQIAILRSARWVA; the protein is encoded by the coding sequence ATGGCTGATAATCAAAACTATCCAGAATTAATTAATAATTCTCAAGTGTCTCTTGGTATAGAACAAGATGTAGAAGGAGTACAAATTCCCGATGGTGAACTACATCTTCGTTTTACTTTGCCATCAGGAGATAAATTTGCACTTCCGGCGGCTGGTATTCGAGAGGTAATTCAACAAGAGCCAGAAAGAATTACTCCTATTCCCAATGCTTCACCATTACTATTAGGTACGATTAATCTTCGGGGAGAAATTATTTGGGTAGCTGACTTAGGACAGTTTTTGGGTTATCCTAATATGTTAAATACAGACAGGAGCGAAATTCCCGTTATTGCTATTGAAGAACAAGAAACCATTTTAGGGTTAGCAGTAGATAGATTAGGTGCAATGCAGTGGTTAGACGTGGATACTTTGCAAATCACTCAAAATGTTCCGGATCATATCTCACCTTATATTCAAGGAGAATGGTTAGATGAGCGAAATAACTATGTTCGACTTTTAGATCAAATAGCTATTCTTCGCTCTGCTCGTTGGGTAGCATAA
- the ruvX gene encoding Holliday junction resolvase RuvX, whose translation MERISVLGLDIGLRRIGVAGCDGLGMLATELTTVIRASFKDDVEAFRKIVAQREANRLIVGIPYTMNGEVGFQAKQVMKYAKRLSNALELPLEFVDERLTSIEAEEQLREAKKFSHYNKGLIDKRAAAIILQQWLDNN comes from the coding sequence ATGGAAAGAATTTCAGTATTGGGATTAGATATAGGCTTGAGAAGAATCGGAGTCGCTGGTTGTGATGGCTTAGGAATGTTAGCAACAGAATTAACTACCGTTATTCGTGCTTCTTTTAAAGATGATGTGGAAGCATTTCGCAAAATAGTTGCCCAAAGAGAAGCAAATCGCTTAATTGTTGGCATCCCTTATACAATGAATGGTGAAGTTGGATTTCAAGCTAAACAAGTAATGAAATATGCCAAAAGATTAAGTAACGCCTTAGAATTGCCTTTAGAATTTGTCGATGAAAGATTAACTTCTATTGAAGCAGAAGAACAACTGCGTGAAGCTAAAAAATTTTCTCACTATAATAAAGGCTTAATTGATAAACGTGCTGCTGCCATTATCTTACAGCAATGGCTAGATAACAATTAA
- a CDS encoding DUF4922 domain-containing protein, with protein sequence MIENNLSLWEKIELVTQEALVKKVLHPIPTHYQIVEENGIKFIVRILDNLDKKEKAKKQQKEKQKESNYKFNPFLPYEKDLFITDINENYVLILNKYNVVNHHLLVITREFESQDTILTLEDFTALWIVFKQINGLGFYNGGKIAGASQPHKHLQIVPYPLVPEIDTLPINNLILSNKNEDNIITLKSLPYSQAVSFFEDITHKSPQELGKITFDYYYQILAKLNIKIKDNKPSINYNLLITKDWMMVIPRKQEKIESISINSLGFAGALLVKNNIELEFLLKYKPLEILTKTAFNN encoded by the coding sequence ATGATCGAAAATAATCTAAGTTTGTGGGAAAAAATAGAATTAGTGACGCAAGAAGCCTTAGTCAAAAAAGTCTTACATCCTATTCCTACTCACTATCAAATTGTAGAAGAAAATGGCATCAAATTTATTGTTAGAATTTTAGATAATTTAGATAAAAAAGAGAAAGCGAAGAAACAACAAAAGGAAAAACAAAAAGAATCTAACTACAAATTTAATCCTTTTCTACCCTATGAAAAAGATTTATTTATTACTGATATTAATGAAAATTATGTACTAATTTTAAATAAATATAATGTAGTTAATCATCATTTATTAGTTATTACCCGTGAATTTGAATCTCAAGATACTATTTTAACTCTTGAGGATTTTACCGCTTTATGGATAGTATTTAAGCAAATAAATGGCTTAGGTTTTTATAATGGTGGCAAAATTGCTGGTGCATCTCAACCCCATAAACATTTACAAATAGTACCTTATCCTTTAGTGCCAGAAATTGATACTTTACCTATTAATAATTTAATTTTAAGTAATAAAAATGAAGATAATATTATCACTTTAAAATCACTACCATACTCACAAGCTGTTAGTTTTTTTGAGGATATAACTCACAAGTCCCCACAAGAATTAGGTAAAATAACTTTTGATTATTACTATCAAATATTAGCTAAATTAAATATAAAAATAAAAGATAATAAACCTTCAATTAATTATAACTTATTAATAACAAAAGATTGGATGATGGTAATACCGAGAAAACAAGAAAAAATAGAATCAATATCAATTAATTCTTTAGGTTTTGCAGGAGCTTTATTAGTAAAAAATAATATAGAATTAGAGTTTTTACTTAAATATAAACCTTTAGAGATTTTGACGAAAACAGCATTTAATAATTAA